A single region of the Thermotoga profunda AZM34c06 genome encodes:
- a CDS encoding DegV family protein — MPKMKIVLDSTCDIPREWIKNLDVAIAPLHVVWPNGNQEDDTRDLEQIQDFYKRVSSAKELPKSSQPSVGEFVSLYKEIEKDGYDEILVICISTKLSGTYDSALSAAQQVKIPVFVIDSKLASAAMPLPARRARELEKEGLNAQKIAQALDQDVKSGRYKAIFYVSNFDFLVKGGRVSRMQGFFGSLLNIHVGLWIDPEGKLVPFEKARGTKRAQEMLINKALSLVPKGSKIRLLMVDADARESTKVLLGMLKQHYQILDVNFTEMGKVITTHVGPGTAGFGLEVVE, encoded by the coding sequence ATGCCAAAGATGAAAATTGTTTTGGATAGTACATGTGATATACCAAGAGAATGGATCAAGAATTTAGATGTTGCAATCGCTCCTTTACATGTTGTCTGGCCAAATGGAAACCAAGAAGATGATACGAGAGATCTTGAACAGATTCAGGACTTTTACAAAAGAGTTTCCTCTGCAAAGGAATTACCAAAGAGTTCCCAACCATCTGTCGGTGAATTTGTTTCATTGTATAAGGAAATAGAAAAAGACGGATACGATGAAATCCTTGTCATTTGTATTTCAACAAAACTTTCTGGAACTTATGATTCAGCATTGAGTGCTGCGCAGCAGGTAAAAATACCTGTCTTTGTGATTGACAGTAAACTCGCTTCTGCGGCTATGCCACTACCAGCAAGACGTGCAAGAGAGTTGGAAAAAGAGGGATTAAACGCACAGAAAATAGCACAGGCACTTGATCAAGATGTCAAAAGTGGACGGTATAAAGCGATATTCTATGTCTCAAACTTTGATTTTCTTGTCAAGGGTGGAAGGGTTTCAAGAATGCAGGGCTTTTTTGGCTCATTACTCAACATACACGTAGGTTTGTGGATCGATCCTGAGGGAAAACTCGTACCATTCGAAAAGGCAAGAGGTACCAAAAGAGCCCAGGAAATGCTCATTAACAAAGCACTGAGCTTGGTACCAAAAGGGTCAAAGATAAGATTACTCATGGTCGATGCAGACGCAAGAGAAAGCACAAAGGTTCTCTTGGGAATGTTAAAACAGCATTATCAAATTTTAGATGTCAATTTCACCGAGATGGGAAAGGTTATCACAACCCATGTAGGACCAGGAACCGCTGGTTTTGGTCTGGAGGTTGTTGAATGA
- a CDS encoding ABC transporter ATP-binding protein: MLKIEDMHVHYGSIHALKGINIDVKTGQIVTLIGANGAGKTTTLQAITNLVKKSGGKVFFCDIDITHMSTHHIVNSGIALVPEGRRIFPNLTVYENLMMGAYARKDIEGIKKDLDWVLTLFPRLKERLKQLGGTLSGGEQQMLAVARGLMTRPKLLMLDEPSLGLAPLLVREVFQIIQKIREEGVTILLVEQNALAALKIADYGYVLETGRIVMQDTGENLLKSDDVRKAYLGIAIA, from the coding sequence ATGTTGAAAATCGAAGACATGCATGTGCACTATGGCAGTATACATGCTTTGAAGGGAATCAATATCGATGTGAAGACTGGTCAAATCGTGACCTTAATAGGTGCTAATGGTGCTGGTAAGACAACTACTCTTCAAGCAATAACAAATCTTGTTAAAAAGAGTGGCGGAAAGGTGTTTTTTTGCGATATAGATATAACTCATATGTCAACTCACCATATCGTGAACAGTGGTATAGCACTTGTTCCCGAAGGTAGAAGAATTTTCCCAAATCTCACTGTCTATGAGAATCTAATGATGGGGGCATATGCAAGAAAAGATATCGAAGGTATAAAAAAGGATCTGGATTGGGTTTTAACGCTCTTTCCAAGATTGAAGGAAAGATTAAAGCAACTTGGAGGCACACTTTCTGGTGGGGAACAGCAAATGCTTGCAGTGGCGAGAGGCTTGATGACAAGACCAAAATTACTCATGCTTGATGAACCTTCCTTAGGACTGGCTCCGTTACTTGTTCGAGAGGTTTTCCAGATAATCCAGAAGATTAGAGAGGAAGGCGTAACGATCTTACTCGTAGAACAAAATGCGCTCGCGGCTTTGAAGATAGCAGATTATGGTTATGTTTTAGAGACAGGCCGAATCGTCATGCAGGATACTGGTGAGAATTTACTCAAGAGCGATGATGTGAGAAAGGCTTATCTTGGAATCGCAATTGCTTGA
- a CDS encoding branched-chain amino acid ABC transporter permease, translating into MVKTLPNKLKFLLTVILIAIIGLLLFVANNKASEYVILILNLMAINIIFAVSLTLINGITGIFSLGHAGFIAIGAYVSTLLTLSPAQKEMTFLIKPLIYPLNQIQMPFLPATLIAGLVAAGFGYIVAAPSLRLIGDYLAIATLGLGETIRIIANNAWSITNGALGLKAIPPYTNIYWSWGWAFVTVLVISSLAKSSYGRALKAIREDPIAAKAMGINVFSHQVVSFVLGSFFAGVGGALWAHLITTIDPKSFAFSKTFEILIMAVLGGLGSISGAIIGASIYTVGLEFLRVLESPFKIGFISFPGIPGMRMVVLSVLLIVLMLFWQRGIMGRNELSWDMIYDLVARESNKKRGVKDE; encoded by the coding sequence ATGGTGAAAACTCTTCCAAATAAATTGAAATTTCTCCTCACAGTTATTTTGATAGCTATTATTGGCTTACTTCTTTTTGTTGCCAACAACAAAGCAAGTGAATATGTGATACTCATACTCAATTTGATGGCGATAAATATAATTTTTGCAGTTTCACTGACTCTTATAAACGGCATAACTGGTATTTTCTCACTTGGTCATGCTGGTTTCATAGCCATCGGTGCTTATGTATCAACACTGTTGACTCTTTCACCTGCACAAAAGGAGATGACTTTTCTTATTAAACCTCTCATCTATCCATTGAATCAAATTCAAATGCCTTTTCTACCAGCTACACTAATTGCAGGACTCGTTGCAGCGGGTTTTGGTTATATCGTTGCAGCACCTTCGTTGAGATTGATCGGTGATTATCTTGCAATAGCTACACTTGGCCTTGGTGAGACTATAAGAATAATTGCAAATAATGCATGGTCGATAACAAATGGGGCACTTGGTTTGAAAGCAATTCCACCATATACCAATATTTACTGGTCGTGGGGATGGGCATTTGTGACTGTTTTAGTAATTTCAAGCTTGGCGAAGAGTAGTTATGGACGAGCATTGAAAGCCATTAGAGAAGATCCTATAGCCGCTAAGGCAATGGGAATAAATGTGTTCTCACACCAAGTCGTTAGTTTCGTGCTTGGTTCTTTTTTTGCAGGAGTTGGAGGGGCGCTGTGGGCACATTTGATAACGACTATAGATCCCAAATCTTTTGCATTCTCCAAGACATTCGAAATACTCATCATGGCAGTTCTTGGGGGTCTTGGTAGTATAAGCGGAGCAATCATAGGTGCATCGATTTACACGGTTGGGTTGGAGTTTCTGAGAGTTCTTGAGAGTCCTTTCAAAATAGGTTTCATAAGCTTTCCTGGAATCCCCGGTATGAGAATGGTTGTGCTTTCGGTTTTACTCATAGTTCTCATGCTATTTTGGCAACGTGGAATCATGGGGAGAAACGAACTATCTTGGGATATGATTTATGATCTTGTGGCAAGAGAGTCAAATAAAAAAAGAGGTGTGAAAGATGAATGA
- a CDS encoding ABC transporter ATP-binding protein, whose amino-acid sequence MNEVLRIDNVTKRFGGLVAVDHFDGYVKQGELLGLIGPNGAGKTTLFNVITGMYAPDEGKIFFSGKDISGHKPYEITRCGIARTFQNIRLFSDMTILENVMVSQHLKLRNWLWFFKSIAKTPDSILMEKQMRQEGLKLLQRVGLEKFANEKASSLPYGLQRKLEIARALATNPKMLLLDEPAAGMNPQETFELMEFIKQIRDDFHLTIMIIEHDMKVIMGICERIYVMDYGKLIAEGNPQQIQSNPTVIKAYLGEEVLS is encoded by the coding sequence ATGAATGAAGTTCTTCGAATAGATAATGTCACAAAAAGATTTGGGGGACTTGTGGCAGTCGATCATTTTGATGGGTATGTAAAGCAAGGTGAGTTGCTGGGTTTAATTGGTCCAAATGGTGCTGGTAAAACGACACTTTTCAATGTCATAACTGGTATGTACGCCCCTGACGAAGGAAAGATTTTTTTCTCAGGCAAAGATATATCAGGCCATAAACCTTACGAAATAACAAGATGTGGTATTGCTCGAACTTTTCAAAATATACGTTTGTTTTCAGATATGACCATCCTTGAAAATGTCATGGTCTCACAGCATTTGAAGCTCAGAAACTGGTTGTGGTTTTTTAAAAGTATTGCGAAAACACCAGATAGCATACTCATGGAAAAGCAGATGCGACAGGAAGGATTGAAACTCCTACAGAGAGTTGGTTTGGAAAAATTTGCAAACGAAAAGGCAAGTTCGCTTCCTTATGGATTACAGAGAAAACTTGAGATAGCAAGAGCACTGGCGACAAATCCAAAGATGCTTCTTCTTGACGAACCCGCAGCCGGTATGAACCCACAGGAAACTTTTGAATTAATGGAATTCATAAAACAAATCAGAGATGATTTTCATTTAACGATTATGATAATCGAACACGATATGAAGGTGATAATGGGTATTTGTGAAAGGATCTACGTCATGGATTATGGTAAATTGATAGCAGAAGGAAACCCACAACAAATTCAATCCAACCCAACTGTGATTAAAGCATATTTGGGAGAGGAGGTGCTCTCGTGA
- a CDS encoding type 1 periplasmic-binding domain-containing protein, protein MKQWVLVVILIAVVGLMILILYLRQPNIPIIIFEDGETNFRSGVERYVREKNLKVLLVTVRVDQNDDEIEKILQRYPNCYAIGPRISTEALALLPYLEKYQIFAVAPLVTSPKVVGKSRYLMTLSASDELQAKELVERLQKDSRKNTIVICDKNNIVYSENLFHMMAQSSPLSLDCLYVDSAEELLYFDFSKYDSMVLVLDGRVAGLVAQLATKKGFRGIIYGSDYAYTDTLILTGASAVEGMILYSLFDFPQMTRFGFTDLQEAGAYDALMVVWSLISSKIKTNEAYSYLQNKSFEGVTGTFAVNSDLTVSRSRDFVIVRNGQFTSDEVKK, encoded by the coding sequence ATGAAGCAATGGGTTTTGGTTGTAATATTAATTGCAGTTGTGGGTCTCATGATTTTGATCCTGTACTTAAGACAACCCAACATTCCAATCATAATCTTTGAAGATGGGGAAACTAATTTTCGTAGCGGTGTTGAAAGGTATGTCAGAGAAAAAAATTTGAAAGTATTACTTGTGACAGTCAGGGTAGATCAAAATGACGATGAGATTGAGAAAATTCTGCAGAGATATCCAAACTGTTATGCAATTGGTCCTAGGATCAGCACAGAAGCGTTGGCACTACTTCCCTATCTTGAAAAGTATCAAATCTTTGCAGTGGCTCCCTTGGTGACTTCTCCAAAAGTTGTTGGAAAGAGTAGATATCTAATGACCTTGAGTGCATCGGACGAATTGCAGGCAAAGGAATTGGTCGAAAGATTGCAAAAAGATTCAAGAAAAAATACCATTGTGATATGCGATAAAAACAATATAGTTTACAGTGAAAATCTTTTTCATATGATGGCTCAATCTTCACCATTATCCTTAGATTGTCTTTATGTGGATTCTGCAGAGGAACTTCTATATTTCGATTTTTCAAAATACGATTCAATGGTTTTGGTCCTCGATGGGAGAGTTGCTGGTTTAGTAGCTCAATTGGCTACAAAGAAAGGGTTCAGAGGGATTATCTATGGCTCTGACTATGCTTATACAGATACACTGATTTTAACAGGCGCATCAGCAGTTGAAGGGATGATATTATATAGCCTTTTTGATTTTCCACAGATGACACGTTTTGGTTTTACAGACCTTCAAGAGGCCGGCGCCTATGATGCACTCATGGTTGTGTGGTCTTTGATTTCATCAAAAATCAAAACAAATGAGGCATATAGCTATCTTCAAAATAAGAGTTTTGAAGGGGTTACAGGGACCTTTGCTGTCAACTCGGATTTAACTGTTTCAAGATCGAGGGATTTTGTGATAGTAAGAAATGGCCAATTTACCAGCGATGAGGTGAAAAAATGA
- a CDS encoding ABC transporter substrate-binding protein produces the protein MRKVYVFIALVLTFAVVLASEITEVKIGAGWEMTGPIAGFGQMSWDGVKLAMKLRPTVRIGGKDVPVKVVLLDNKGDKAEAANVVKRLIDVEKVVAILGPCTSSCALAAGAIAEQKQVPMVTNTATNPLVTQNRRFIFRACFIDPMQGELLAKFAWEQLGSKNVAIMVDVAQDYVVGLANYFKRKFAQLGGKFFEEYYNTGDQDFTAQLTDALSKKPDTIFLPGYYSEIALICKQARELGFKGNFLAGDGADAPELIQIGGKFVEGLYYTTYFHQDADLSPATKPFVEAYVKEYNRRPDAFGALAFDAYNLVLDAIERAQSLDPVAIRDALAATKDFQGVGGSITYPEGSGDPVKPAVINTVKNGQFMLMTVVRP, from the coding sequence ATGCGGAAGGTCTACGTGTTTATTGCTTTAGTTCTGACTTTTGCCGTCGTCTTAGCAAGCGAAATCACCGAAGTAAAGATTGGTGCTGGCTGGGAAATGACAGGACCCATTGCGGGATTTGGCCAGATGTCGTGGGATGGTGTGAAACTGGCGATGAAACTCAGACCAACGGTTAGAATCGGCGGCAAGGATGTACCGGTAAAGGTAGTTTTGCTCGATAACAAAGGCGATAAGGCCGAAGCAGCCAACGTTGTAAAGAGATTGATTGATGTCGAGAAAGTAGTTGCCATTCTTGGACCGTGTACCAGTTCATGTGCCCTTGCTGCTGGCGCGATAGCCGAACAAAAACAAGTTCCGATGGTTACAAATACCGCAACAAACCCACTTGTAACCCAGAACAGAAGGTTCATTTTCAGAGCATGTTTCATCGACCCAATGCAAGGAGAGTTACTTGCAAAATTTGCATGGGAACAACTTGGTTCAAAAAACGTCGCAATCATGGTTGATGTAGCACAAGATTACGTTGTCGGACTTGCAAACTATTTCAAGAGAAAGTTCGCACAACTGGGGGGTAAGTTCTTTGAAGAATACTACAATACTGGAGACCAAGATTTCACCGCTCAGTTGACAGATGCACTATCTAAAAAGCCAGATACAATTTTCTTACCTGGATATTACTCGGAAATAGCATTGATTTGTAAACAAGCAAGAGAACTTGGTTTCAAGGGCAATTTCTTGGCTGGTGATGGTGCAGATGCACCAGAACTCATACAAATAGGTGGAAAATTCGTTGAGGGTTTGTACTACACAACCTATTTCCACCAGGATGCCGACCTTTCACCAGCAACAAAACCTTTTGTTGAAGCATATGTTAAAGAATACAACAGAAGGCCAGATGCCTTTGGTGCCTTGGCATTTGACGCTTACAATCTTGTGTTAGATGCCATCGAAAGAGCCCAATCGCTTGATCCTGTAGCGATCAGAGATGCACTTGCAGCCACCAAGGATTTCCAGGGTGTTGGCGGTTCTATCACCTATCCGGAAGGTTCTGGAGACCCTGTGAAGCCCGCTGTGATCAATACCGTGAAGAACGGTCAATTCATGCTTATGACAGTCGTCAGACCGTGA
- a CDS encoding IspD/TarI family cytidylyltransferase: MTIGIIMAAGKGIRAKTDLPKQFCKICDKPVLSYSLSTFEKSTLVDSCLVMIPDGWKDNILQITREFSKVRWILTGGMTRHETSLIAIDFLKTINPSIVIFHDAARPFLSLNLLEKVIQEAKIYGAATAAISVSDTVAYCKDDFVDSYIPRESLYRIQTPQAFEYRIIADAIRKFQAEDGTKPVFLSNRKIRIVEGDPYCFKITKPEDLDLAGSICKFWKNTKYSQEQP; this comes from the coding sequence ATGACAATAGGTATAATAATGGCTGCTGGCAAAGGTATTCGTGCAAAGACAGATTTACCAAAACAGTTCTGTAAGATTTGTGATAAACCTGTTCTTTCTTATTCGCTTTCCACTTTTGAAAAGTCAACTTTGGTAGATTCCTGTCTTGTAATGATACCTGACGGGTGGAAAGACAATATTTTACAGATAACCAGAGAATTCAGCAAGGTTAGATGGATATTGACAGGAGGTATGACGAGGCATGAAACATCTCTCATAGCAATCGATTTTCTCAAGACCATCAACCCGTCAATAGTGATCTTTCACGATGCAGCAAGACCTTTTTTGAGTTTGAATTTACTCGAAAAGGTGATACAAGAAGCAAAGATCTATGGGGCAGCCACTGCAGCTATATCTGTTTCAGATACAGTAGCGTATTGCAAAGACGATTTTGTAGATTCTTATATACCAAGAGAATCTCTGTATCGTATTCAAACTCCACAAGCTTTTGAATATAGAATCATAGCGGATGCAATCAGAAAATTCCAAGCTGAGGACGGCACAAAACCAGTTTTTCTGAGTAATAGAAAGATAAGAATCGTCGAGGGTGATCCGTATTGTTTCAAGATCACAAAACCAGAAGACCTTGACCTTGCGGGATCTATCTGTAAATTCTGGAAAAATACAAAATACAGTCAAGAACAACCTTGA
- a CDS encoding ABC transporter permease: protein MLKEAFRSIAANKLRTALSMIGIIIGVAAVIAVVSVAEGTSQSIKQNLSAIGSNLIMISPGFTRGGGGRVSTSFSDLLTKDDAQKIQQLCPSVSYITPMQQGNFIVQYERQNTFSTVLAVYPQIFNMMNLNLQDGEYFTQEDENSRRRVAVIGKEIADTLFPDGDAIGKTIKITSQSIRQNYKIIGVLEKSGTLLFLNPDRSILVPFSAAENRLFKRSYVSSIIAQAHSEEVAAQAVSEIDSVLYSKFQDEEKYRIVSQEAMLQTINQTMALLSFMLGSIAGISLLVGGIGIMNIMLVTVAERTREIGVRKAVGANRRHILTQFLLESIILTLVAGVIGVGVGILLSRAIALIGSIQTAVTPIVILIAVSVSIAVGVFFGVFPAMKASKLNPVEALRYE from the coding sequence ATGCTTAAAGAGGCATTTAGATCGATTGCAGCAAATAAACTTAGAACTGCTTTGTCCATGATAGGGATAATCATAGGTGTTGCTGCCGTAATAGCGGTTGTTTCCGTGGCAGAAGGTACAAGCCAGAGCATAAAACAAAATCTCTCGGCAATTGGTTCAAACCTGATCATGATCTCACCAGGCTTCACAAGAGGAGGGGGTGGGCGTGTATCAACGAGTTTTTCTGACTTATTGACGAAAGATGATGCCCAGAAGATTCAACAACTGTGCCCATCGGTTTCGTATATCACACCGATGCAACAAGGTAATTTCATTGTTCAGTATGAACGGCAAAACACCTTTTCTACTGTCTTAGCGGTTTACCCTCAAATCTTCAACATGATGAACTTAAATTTGCAAGACGGAGAGTACTTTACTCAGGAAGATGAAAACAGCAGAAGACGGGTTGCGGTAATTGGAAAAGAGATAGCCGATACACTTTTTCCAGATGGAGATGCGATAGGAAAGACTATAAAGATAACAAGCCAATCAATTAGACAGAACTATAAAATAATCGGTGTTTTAGAAAAAAGTGGGACACTGCTTTTTCTCAATCCAGATAGATCTATTCTGGTTCCGTTTTCCGCTGCAGAGAATCGCCTTTTCAAAAGAAGTTATGTGTCTTCCATAATCGCCCAGGCTCATTCAGAGGAAGTTGCCGCCCAAGCTGTCTCTGAAATTGATTCTGTTCTTTATTCAAAGTTCCAAGATGAGGAAAAATACAGGATAGTTAGTCAAGAAGCGATGCTACAGACAATTAATCAAACAATGGCATTACTCAGCTTCATGCTTGGTAGTATTGCTGGCATTTCTCTATTGGTCGGCGGAATAGGGATAATGAACATAATGCTTGTCACAGTGGCAGAGAGAACAAGAGAAATTGGTGTAAGAAAAGCTGTTGGTGCCAACCGAAGGCATATTCTCACGCAATTTTTGCTCGAATCGATCATCTTAACATTGGTTGCTGGGGTCATCGGTGTCGGAGTTGGTATTCTTCTTTCAAGGGCAATAGCCCTCATAGGTTCCATTCAAACTGCCGTTACACCCATTGTCATATTGATAGCTGTTTCTGTCTCGATAGCCGTTGGTGTATTTTTTGGAGTCTTCCCAGCAATGAAGGCATCAAAACTCAATCCTGTTGAAGCATTGAGATATGAATAA
- the jag gene encoding RNA-binding cell elongation regulator Jag/EloR has translation MKKLRATGPTVTEAIEKVKQQFDLMDEEFDYTVIEKGSKGFFGLMAKEAVVEITIKNGFYKRKLEQFMNHILSTYGDINVNVQCVGKKFSVELEGKDLGRLIGKHGKTLAALQHIATIYLNRLSDTKLSVIVDAGEYRERRKKSLEHMVKQVIENVRTNKGKVILDPMFSFERRVVHEIAKNYCDIKSYSIGIEPYRKVVIEYCPDSKESLRPDQNFKSSVRGS, from the coding sequence GTGAAAAAATTAAGAGCCACGGGACCTACTGTAACAGAGGCCATTGAAAAAGTAAAACAACAATTTGATCTTATGGATGAAGAGTTCGATTACACCGTTATCGAAAAAGGTTCAAAGGGATTCTTTGGTCTCATGGCTAAGGAAGCAGTGGTTGAAATAACGATCAAGAATGGATTCTATAAAAGAAAGCTTGAGCAGTTCATGAACCATATATTGAGCACATATGGAGATATAAACGTGAACGTTCAGTGTGTTGGTAAAAAATTTTCAGTCGAACTCGAGGGAAAGGATCTTGGCAGGTTAATTGGAAAACACGGAAAGACTCTTGCTGCATTACAGCACATTGCCACTATCTATCTCAACAGATTGAGTGATACGAAATTGTCTGTGATAGTCGATGCCGGTGAATACAGAGAGAGAAGAAAAAAGAGCCTTGAGCATATGGTTAAACAAGTGATAGAGAACGTAAGAACCAATAAAGGGAAGGTTATTTTAGATCCAATGTTTTCCTTTGAAAGACGTGTGGTTCATGAGATTGCAAAAAATTATTGTGATATCAAGAGTTATTCAATTGGTATCGAACCATACAGAAAGGTCGTCATTGAATACTGCCCAGATAGTAAAGAATCATTGAGACCTGACCAGAACTTCAAGAGTAGCGTTCGCGGCAGCTAA
- a CDS encoding branched-chain amino acid ABC transporter permease has product MNFAGFLQHLVNAFSLGGIYALIAIGYTMVYGILRLINFAHGDIFTYGIYFAFYGVILFLMPWWAAFIFSIFVTAFLGAFIERIAYRPLRNAPRISALITAIGVSFFLENFAIVVFGGRAKSFNPQTGIYPTSFLNMIDIGDVKIPVLTFITIGIVVLALLLLMWIVYKTKIGMAMRAISKDIPTTKLMGVNADRVISFTFMLGSGLAAIGGILWAMKYPQVYPYTGMIPGLKAFIAAVVGGIGSIQGAMIGGFILGISEIMIVAFVPSLAGYRDAFAYAILLFVLLVKPTGILGVEVSEKV; this is encoded by the coding sequence TTGAACTTTGCTGGATTTCTACAGCATCTTGTCAATGCATTTTCTCTGGGTGGGATTTATGCTTTGATCGCCATAGGTTATACAATGGTTTATGGTATTTTGAGGCTCATCAATTTTGCGCACGGTGATATTTTTACATATGGAATCTACTTTGCCTTTTATGGTGTTATCTTATTTTTAATGCCATGGTGGGCAGCTTTTATCTTTTCAATCTTTGTAACAGCATTCCTGGGGGCTTTCATCGAGAGAATTGCATACAGACCTTTGAGAAATGCACCAAGGATATCGGCACTCATAACTGCTATTGGTGTTTCCTTCTTTTTAGAGAACTTTGCGATAGTGGTTTTTGGTGGCAGGGCAAAATCCTTCAATCCTCAAACTGGGATCTATCCAACATCCTTCTTAAACATGATCGATATAGGTGATGTTAAGATACCCGTCCTTACATTTATCACGATAGGTATCGTTGTTCTGGCATTGCTGCTATTGATGTGGATTGTCTACAAAACAAAGATTGGAATGGCGATGAGAGCTATTTCAAAGGACATACCAACAACAAAGTTGATGGGTGTCAATGCCGATAGAGTGATCAGTTTCACCTTCATGCTCGGTTCAGGATTGGCTGCAATCGGTGGAATCCTCTGGGCAATGAAATATCCACAGGTTTACCCTTATACGGGCATGATACCAGGCCTAAAGGCTTTCATAGCGGCAGTTGTTGGTGGAATAGGCAGTATTCAAGGTGCAATGATTGGTGGTTTCATATTGGGTATAAGCGAGATAATGATCGTGGCATTTGTACCATCCTTAGCAGGTTATAGAGATGCATTTGCATATGCGATATTGTTGTTTGTTCTACTGGTTAAACCAACTGGAATACTCGGTGTTGAAGTATCGGAAAAGGTGTGA
- a CDS encoding HD-GYP domain-containing protein, protein MKLTIAARSLVRYGFLLILTLICVFIVGFVIIFQNVHRYYSQTYLKSERQLLESIIDNVLKGKQQADVIIRTLSHDLIDLQTEADLSRALSYKKLPWLVSDFRGLFASGNSAKILIENQNSLLLIEIPQSFFKNFLTSELADVLLVTDQGEVILSTQTEIVGTNAGNKNKFVKLNNTLGYLYLEDLPVENAKAGVFIPIQSYFVVLLPYLIISSAALIGTIVWMIFFLRFENKLVGATAMVVNNISKSTTQIEKNRDVNYIPVKTNIDELNELQESIVKLLDIEKASQVEMHAMMNSLQDTVNELEEMQRILQERNTQIISTLAEAIEIKDTSTFGHSGRVVNLALDLAKELGITDPADLEAIKFGALLHDVGKIGIPEHILNKPGRLTFEEFEIMKKHPLYGEKIIKNISGWDLVADIVRHHHENIDGSGYPDGLAGDQISIRAQIVSIVDVFTALIEERPYRPALSLDEALKIIENEMIGVKFHPDLYKAFLKVVKRRLSEFGL, encoded by the coding sequence ATGAAGCTCACGATTGCGGCTCGCAGTTTGGTAAGGTATGGTTTTCTTCTGATCTTAACCTTGATTTGTGTCTTCATAGTTGGTTTTGTGATAATCTTTCAAAATGTTCACAGATATTATTCTCAAACCTACTTAAAGTCTGAAAGACAGCTTTTAGAAAGCATAATTGATAATGTGCTTAAGGGAAAACAACAAGCCGATGTTATTATAAGAACATTGAGTCATGATCTTATAGATTTACAAACCGAGGCTGATCTTTCACGTGCATTGTCCTATAAAAAATTACCATGGCTTGTGTCAGATTTCAGAGGATTATTTGCCTCAGGAAATAGTGCAAAAATCTTGATCGAAAATCAAAATAGTTTACTACTTATTGAGATACCACAGAGTTTTTTCAAAAATTTCCTGACAAGTGAACTTGCAGATGTACTTTTGGTCACCGATCAAGGTGAGGTTATTCTATCAACGCAAACGGAAATAGTTGGTACCAATGCAGGAAACAAAAACAAATTTGTGAAATTGAACAACACTTTGGGATATTTGTACCTTGAAGATCTTCCTGTTGAAAATGCAAAGGCTGGTGTTTTCATACCAATACAGAGCTATTTTGTCGTGTTGTTACCATACTTGATTATCTCATCAGCGGCATTGATAGGTACAATTGTGTGGATGATCTTCTTTCTAAGATTTGAAAACAAACTCGTAGGTGCTACTGCAATGGTTGTGAATAATATAAGTAAAAGTACAACACAGATTGAGAAAAACAGAGATGTGAACTATATACCAGTTAAAACCAATATCGATGAATTAAATGAGTTACAAGAATCTATTGTGAAACTCCTTGATATAGAAAAAGCTTCACAAGTTGAAATGCACGCAATGATGAACAGCTTACAAGATACAGTCAATGAACTTGAGGAAATGCAAAGAATTCTCCAAGAGAGAAATACCCAGATAATATCTACCCTTGCTGAGGCAATCGAAATAAAAGATACAAGTACATTTGGTCATTCTGGAAGAGTGGTTAATCTCGCTCTTGATTTGGCAAAAGAGCTCGGTATCACAGATCCGGCAGATTTAGAGGCGATAAAATTTGGGGCCTTGTTACACGACGTGGGTAAAATAGGTATACCCGAACACATTTTAAACAAACCCGGAAGACTCACCTTTGAAGAATTTGAGATAATGAAAAAGCATCCACTATATGGAGAAAAGATCATCAAGAATATCTCTGGATGGGACCTTGTGGCAGATATCGTCAGACACCACCATGAAAACATAGATGGTTCAGGTTATCCAGATGGGTTGGCTGGCGACCAAATAAGTATTCGAGCTCAGATAGTTTCTATAGTAGATGTTTTCACAGCACTCATTGAAGAGAGACCTTATAGACCTGCTCTGAGCTTAGATGAAGCATTGAAGATTATAGAAAATGAAATGATCGGAGTGAAATTTCACCCAGATCTTTACAAGGCATTTTTAAAAGTCGTGAAAAGAAGGCTTTCAGAATTTGGGTTGTGA